The nucleotide sequence CGTACGCCAGCGACCCGACGACCCCGGCATCCCCCTGCGAGCCCTGCTGACCCGACAATGGGACGGTGACCGACTCCACCCCCGCCCCCTCCGCCGCTGACGAGGCCCCCGCCTCCGCCGCCCTCCTCGCCCGGGCGCGCGCCGTCACCCCCGGCGGCGTCAACAGCCCGGTCCGCGCCTTCCGCTCCGTCGGTGGCACGCCCCGCTTCATGGTCCGCGGCGAGGGACCGCTCCTCACCGATGCCGACGGCCACGAGTACGTCGACCTCGTCGGCAGCTGGGGCCCGATGATCCTCGGCCACGCGCACCCGGCCGTGCTCGACGCCGTCCACACCGCCGCCTCGCGCGGCACGTCCTTCGGCACACCGAGCGAGAACGAGGTCGCGCTCGCCGAGGAGATCGTCGCCCGCGTCGACCCCGTCGAGCGGGTCCGCCTCGTGAGCAGCGGCACCGAGGCGACGATGAGCGCCATCCGCCTGGCCCGCGGCTTCACCGGCCGCGCGCTCGTCGTCAAGTTCGCCGGGCACTACCACGGCCACGTCGACTCCCTCCTCGTCGCGGCGGGCTCGGGCGTCGCCACCCTCGCGCTGCCCGACTCCGCCGGCGTCCCCGCGTCGGTGGCCGCCGAGACGGTCGTCCTGCCCTACAACGACGTCGCCGCGCTCGAGGCGCTCTTCGCGGCCCGCGGCGACGAGGTCGCGTGCGTCATCACCGAGGCCGCGGCCGGCAACATGGGCGTCGTCGCGCCGCAGCCCGGGTTCACCGAGGCCCTGCGCCGGGTCACCGCCGCGCACGGCGCGCTGCTCGTCTCGGACGAGGTGATGACCGGCTTCCGGTGCAGCCGCGCCGGCTGGTGGGGCCACGAGGGCCTCGACCTCGCCCCGGACCTGCTGACCTTCGGCAAGGTGATGGGCGGAGGCTTCCCCGCCGCGGCGTTCGGCGGCCGCGCCGACGTCATGGCCCTCCTCGCACCCGACGGGCCGGTCTACCAGGCCGGCACCCTGAGCGGGAACCCCGTCGCGACCGCCGCCGGCCTCGCGACCCTCCAGCACTGCGACGACGCCGTCTACGCCCGCCTCGACGAGGTGTCGCGCGCCATCAGCACGGCGGCGTCGGAGGCCCTCTCGGCCGCCGGTGTCGCGCACCACGTCCAGTACGCGTCGTCGATGTTCTCCGTCTTCTTCCGCGACGGCGAGGTGCGCGACTACGACGACGCCCGCGACCAGGACACCGCCGCGTTCGGCCGCTTCTTCCACGCGATGCTCTCGGCCGGCGTCTACCTCCCGCCGAGCGCCTACGAGTGCTGGTTCGTCTCGGCCTCGCACGACGACGCGGCCGTCCAGCGCGTCCTCGACGCACTGCCCGGTGCCGCCGCCGCGGCGGCCGCCGGCTGACCGCCACCCGGGTCGCCGCGGCGGTGTCGAACCCCGTCCGCGGCACTCAGGTGGGTTTGCGACAATCGCGAGCATGACCCCGACCTCCGGTGGCGCCGTCCCCGCCGAGCCGCAGCGCACGACCGTGCACCTGCTGCGGCACGGCGAGGTGCACAACCCCGGGCAGGTCCTCTACGGGCGGCTGCCCGGCTTCCACCTCTCCGAGCTCGGGCGCCACATGGCCGAGCTCGCGGCCGAGCACCTCGCCGACCACGACGTCGTCCACGTCGTCTCCAGCCCGCTCGAGCGGGCGCAGGAGACGGCGGCCCCGATCGCGGCCGGCCACGACCTCACGGTCACGCTCGACGAGCGGGTGCTCGAGGCCGGCAACGCGTTCGAGGGCCTGCCGGTCGCCGGCGGCCAGGGGCTGCTGCGCCACCCGCGCCTGTGGACGAAGATGCTCAACCCGCTGCGTCCGTCGTGGGGCGAGCCCTACGGCGAGATCGTCGACCGGATGCGTGCCGCCATCGTCGACGCCCGGGCCGCCGCCCGCGGCCACGAGGCGGTCATCGTCAGCCACCAGGCGCCGATCTGGATGATCCGGCTCGCCACCGAAGGACGCCCCCTCGTGCACAACCCCGCCCGCCGCGAGTGTTCCCTCGCGAGCCTCACCTCGCTGACCTTCCTCGGCGACGAGCTGCTCTCGCTCTCGTACGCCGAGCCCGCGGCCCAGCTGCTGCCGCGCGCGCAGAAGGGGGCCGGCGCATGAGCCGGACGCCCTCCCGCCGGGCCGCGCTCGGCGCCGCGGCCCTCGTCGCGCTCGCCCTCGCCGGCTGCGGCAGCGACCCC is from Arthrobacter sp. NEB 688 and encodes:
- the hemL gene encoding glutamate-1-semialdehyde 2,1-aminomutase; this translates as MTDSTPAPSAADEAPASAALLARARAVTPGGVNSPVRAFRSVGGTPRFMVRGEGPLLTDADGHEYVDLVGSWGPMILGHAHPAVLDAVHTAASRGTSFGTPSENEVALAEEIVARVDPVERVRLVSSGTEATMSAIRLARGFTGRALVVKFAGHYHGHVDSLLVAAGSGVATLALPDSAGVPASVAAETVVLPYNDVAALEALFAARGDEVACVITEAAAGNMGVVAPQPGFTEALRRVTAAHGALLVSDEVMTGFRCSRAGWWGHEGLDLAPDLLTFGKVMGGGFPAAAFGGRADVMALLAPDGPVYQAGTLSGNPVATAAGLATLQHCDDAVYARLDEVSRAISTAASEALSAAGVAHHVQYASSMFSVFFRDGEVRDYDDARDQDTAAFGRFFHAMLSAGVYLPPSAYECWFVSASHDDAAVQRVLDALPGAAAAAAAG
- a CDS encoding histidine phosphatase family protein, whose translation is MTPTSGGAVPAEPQRTTVHLLRHGEVHNPGQVLYGRLPGFHLSELGRHMAELAAEHLADHDVVHVVSSPLERAQETAAPIAAGHDLTVTLDERVLEAGNAFEGLPVAGGQGLLRHPRLWTKMLNPLRPSWGEPYGEIVDRMRAAIVDARAAARGHEAVIVSHQAPIWMIRLATEGRPLVHNPARRECSLASLTSLTFLGDELLSLSYAEPAAQLLPRAQKGAGA